One region of Flavobacterium sp. GSB-24 genomic DNA includes:
- a CDS encoding LytTR family DNA-binding domain-containing protein has translation MTPVNAIIISEEQETFQILKKFEEENAMIIEIIGNADCTKDVMTLIKEKKPDLIFLDIYLTDNLFFEMLEQLEFNIPKLVFISANKDYAVKAFKHDAVDFLLKPIDFNSIIMAIYKVIKRREMERSYQNQKINNINISNTISQKNDYVAVASLEKIELIPMSEITFCKADGKYTVFILSNGAKIMSSRNLGEYSTILDNSYFFRIHHSYIVNLRYIAKISKKDGYFCELSNGVILPIAKRRQDDFNKFIKLKD, from the coding sequence ATGACTCCTGTTAATGCCATAATCATATCTGAGGAACAAGAAACTTTTCAAATCTTAAAAAAATTTGAGGAAGAAAACGCTATGATTATTGAGATAATTGGTAACGCGGATTGTACAAAAGACGTAATGACTTTAATAAAAGAGAAAAAGCCAGACCTTATTTTCTTAGATATTTATCTTACAGATAATTTGTTTTTTGAAATGCTCGAACAATTAGAATTTAATATTCCGAAACTTGTATTTATATCAGCAAATAAGGATTATGCTGTTAAAGCTTTTAAACACGATGCCGTTGATTTTTTACTAAAACCAATTGATTTTAATTCCATAATAATGGCTATTTATAAAGTAATTAAAAGAAGGGAAATGGAGCGCTCCTATCAAAATCAAAAAATTAACAATATAAATATTTCAAACACTATAAGTCAAAAAAATGATTATGTTGCCGTTGCATCTTTAGAAAAAATAGAACTCATACCAATGTCCGAAATTACTTTTTGCAAAGCAGATGGAAAGTATACCGTTTTTATTTTAAGTAACGGAGCCAAGATAATGTCAAGCAGAAATCTAGGTGAATACAGTACAATTCTTGATAACAGTTATTTTTTTAGAATACACCATTCTTATATTGTCAATCTTCGTTATATCGCTAAAATCTCAAAAAAAGACGGCTACTTCTGCGAACTTTCTAATGGAGTAATTTTACCAATTGCCAAAAGACGGCAAGATGATTTTAACAAGTTTATAAAACTTAAAGATTAA